TTATCGATCGGAAAGTAATCGTTGAGTAGGGTTGTGCGATCGGTACATTTGCCGCCCGCGCTATAGTCATGATTGCCGGGAACCATGAAGTACGGGATCTTGCCATCGAGCTGGCTCATTGCAGCGACTGCGAGATCCCACTGGGCGGGAAGACTGCGATTGGTGATGTCTCCCAGATGCAGCGCTGCAGCGATGTTGCGCGCCTTTTGATTGTCGACCAACCATTTCGTTTGCGCCATGAAGCCTTCGGGATGCCCTTCGCCGTAGGACTGGGTATCAGGAAGTACGGCGACGGTGAACGAGCCTGGCTGGATCGGCGCCGGATCTTCGTCGACAAGTACAGCGCCGGCGTACGGATCTGCAGCCAACGCTTGCGAACCGACGAGGGAAACGAAAGTAGATCCAACGGCGAGCGAAGCGCCCGCTTTCAATAGTTGACGACGATCGAGCGATGACATGGAAGGTTCCTGGCGTGCGGAATTTTGTGTGCGAGGTTTCGATTATGGGTGACCGACTTGACGATGTAAACCTACGAAAATTGAAGGTTGGATTTATATTGGGACCGCCGCTCAGATTGCACTTTTTAGGAAGAGACTCTCGATTTCGATCAGATCCGTCGTCGTCGCCGGTGAAGAGCAATGTTTTCATCAATATCCGCGCAGAGCGGGCCGGTTGTCATTCGTGGCGAGATCACCAGCGATCGCGGCCTCTGGCTGCGTGCGCTGCAATGGGCCGTCTCGTTCGCCTACCGGTTTATTTTTTTGCAGCGCCTCATCAAGCAGGAGCCAGAAATTTGAAGGGAAGCGCTTCCCGGAAGTTCGCCGTTTGGTTGCCGACAACGGCCAATTTGTCACACAGTTCCAGCTTGCGAACCTTGGTCGTCGCCGCGAAGTCGAGTTCGCGCAGTTTCACCCAGACGAGACTGGGGCTCGCCGTATCTTCAAAGAAATAGGTGAGCCCTTTTTGATCGGCGACAGTGCGCCAGATTGTGGATGAGATGTGGGGTTGGTCCGGCGTGGTGATCCCCCGGGGAACGCTGACGTTGCGAATCACGCTAAACGTTGCGGCGACCGCTTCTTGCGGATCGGCGGATTGTCGCGCGGCGTTGATGTAAAAACTGGCGCGGGCATATCGATCGGCGGGGCGATTCGTGCCGGGCAGCATAATCGTGCCGCCGATTTGTCTCCAATATTCGTTAATCGACAATTGCTGGTCGAAGGTGGGAGAGTTTGTCATCACTTGGTGTTGCTTGCCGTGATGAATAACAAGCTTGCCGCCGACATATTCAAAAATCGCAGAATCGCCGGAAGGATCCGAGATCGATAGATGCACGCTTCCTTCCGCGCCGTTGGGGGCTTTCACTGGAACCACGCGAAAAGCTTCTTGGCCAAGTTCAGCGACTGCTTCTTCCACGGTCGCAAAGTTATCAAGCAAGTATTGAGCCCACGCCGCGATCGAGATCGCCGGCCTTTCGTCATTCGCGGCCGGGTATTCGGATTCGACGAGATAGAGCAAGTTGGCGACAAGGCCGACTTCGTTCATGCCATCGGCGGTTCCGCCTTCGTACACCGACGCAATGACGCTGCCATACTTGCTGGTCCAAGTAAGCGACCCGGCGCCGAGTCCCCCGTCGCGGTTCATGCCTTGAGGAAAAATCCACAAGTTGGTGTGCATCTCCTCCTTCCAATCCATCGAGCGGCCAGTGGTGGTTTGTCCTTCTGGTCCGAGATAAACCGCGCGAGTACACATAAAATCTTGCTCTTCTGGTGGTGGAATGGGTGAAGCAGTTAGGCGTCTTGGGGAGCATTGCTGTTCATCGGATGCATGCTTGTGCGAATAGGATCGTAAAGCAGTTACGTGATCGTCGGCATTCCGCAGACAAACGCGATGAGAACGGCGAGCAACAGCAACCCATCTCCGATCAGACTAACGGATGAGGTCAATTGCAAACGCATGGCGTAGCCGCCGAGCAAAGCGATCCAACTGCCGATCAACAGCAGCCCAAACAGCGTTTCATGCTGATTTTGAAATGTGTCGTAGCGAATCACCAGGATGACCAAAAAATAGACGACAACCGGAGCGCAAATCACCGCCGGGCCTGGCCAGGTTCGAGGATCCCAGATCAGCAGCAGCGCTGTCCCAATCGCTGGCGCGGCGAGCAGCAACACGCTTGCGAAGGAAGCGCCTGCGGTATCGGAAAGCAAACGCACATATCCAAGCAGTGCTCCGATCACGAACATCCACCAAAACAGATGCAACAGCGTGATTTGAAATCGACGATCCTTCTGGCCTGATTCGTCCAATAGCGGCGGCGCTGGTGATGTTGGTTTCATCGGCTCCTGGCGTATGCGGAGAAGATCGATAGGCAGAATAGGACAATCGGCAGCGCCACCATCCACCAAATTGGAATTCGCTCGCTGTTAAATTGCCGAACTACGATGCAACAAACCAAGTAGGAAAGAAAGACGCCAGACATAGCGCAGACCGCAATCACATCTCTCTGTCCGTCGATATCCGGCACATAGAGAAATGGATCATCGCGACAGAAATGCCCGATTGCAATACACGGGACGCACAACAACAGCGTCCCGAGAATAGCGTGTGATTCCCAGATTGAGATCAACCCGACAGCAATCGCCATCATGCCGGCGAAATCCGAGATCTGTCCGTAGTCGTCTCCGAATTCCCATAACGGGAAGCAGGCGTAACGGAAAAAACTGCAAACCAGCGCTACTATCAGAATCCACCCAAACAGTCTTGCGACCGTGATTTGAAACTTGCCCGATGATGGTTCGTCGAATTTGATTTCGTCCATCCCTACTTAACCCGGCGGCCAGGTCAGTTTACGTCCGCCCATCAGATGCAAATGGACGTGCGGCACTTCCTGGCCTCCTTCTTCTTTGCAATTGACCACAACCCTGTAGCCTTTATCAAGGCACAATTTTCGGGCGACGTCGCGCACCACAATCCACAGATGACCCATCAGCGCGGCGTCTTCGTCGGCCAAGTCGTCGAGCGTGGCGATTTCCTTTTTGGGAATCACCAGCACATGGGTTGGCGCCTTCGGGGCGATGTCGCGAAACGCCAAGCAGAGGTCGTCCTCATAGACGATGTCGGCCGGAATCTCGCCGTCGATGATCCGCTTGAAGATCGTTTTTTCGCTCATATAGTTCCTTCGTTGCTGGCGGAAATTGTGCTGGCGCCAAGGACGCAGAATAGCACCATTTTGCGCTGCGGCCAATCAGTCGATTTAGATGCGTTGTCGCGTGCTGCACGACTTAGGAACAATGCGGAAAATGCAGCTCGCTAGCAGCCTAGTTTGGGTCAACTCCCAGCAGCCTGCTTGCCGAACATTCTTACAGAGTAGAGATCGTAGTCGGCGATGGATTGCCGCTACGGGAGACGAGCGCTGGCGGCCAGCCCTCGCGAACATCTCCATTTCTGGCTGAGTTTTTTGGGGGGATGCATGATGCTGACGCGCGAAAACTTCGCGTTGACCCTAGCGTTCTTGCTTGGTTTGCTGATCGCTTTTGAGGTTCGTGCGCAACAGCCGAACTACGTCCAAGAGAACGGCGTGACCTATCGCGAAGTGGTTGACACCGTCCAGCGCCCCGTCGTCGAAACGACGATGCAGCAACATACCGAGCAAGTCTACGTCGAACGGTACACGACCGACGTGCATGAGAGCCAGCGCACCTATCATGTTCCGGTGACCGAATATCGTTGGGAAGCGTATACGCCGATCTCGCTCAACATCTTCGCTCCGCCGCGCATCGCCTATCGCTGGGCGCCGCAGACCCGTTGGGAACCGCGCGTCGAAACGGTTCGTACGCCGGTCACGCGCCGTGACCTGGTGCCGGAAACTCGCACAGTGTCGCGCCCCGTGACCACGACGCGCATGGTCGACGAGAAGCGAATCTCCCGCGTCGCCGTTAGCAACTCGCCGGCCTCCTCACGCGGCGCCAGCAACATCGCGAACGCTCCGCTAGAATCGCAACGCGTTGGCGGACTCGGCATGCAGGCCGATCCTCCCCGCGTCGGTACGCGGCTTGATCCGCAGCAAGCGCCGTCGCGGTTTCGCTAAGCCAAGCCTTGGGTTAGTTCTTTCGGCAACTCTGGCAACGGGGCGCCTTGTTGGATCGCGTCGCGCGTTTGCTGAGCCAGTTCGATCGCCAGCGGCGTGATCTGTTGGCAACGGTTGGCGACGTCGTTGACATCCCAGCGGTCGTCCGGCTTGCCAAACAGTTGGCACTTTCCGTCGCCAGAGACGCGCGCTCCCCACGCGACGGTCCGCAGATAGAGATCATCGCCTGTCGCACAGAGCGTTCGATCACGCGGCGGTAAGTCCAACTGCAAAAGGGAACGAGCCGTATCTACGGTTCGCGTCGGCTGAGGCGCTGCGAACCAATCGAGCAATGTCGCCGGCAGGTCGCTGCTGGCCGCCAGCGATTGCACGCGCGTCAGGCCTTGGGCGGCGCCAGGCAAGCGAAGCATCAACGGCACTTGCGTCAGGTTCGAAAAGACCGCCAGCGGCATTGCAGCGTCGCGACCAATCTGGCGATGCAAACCGAGCGGGATTCCGCCGCTCGAAGTGATTATCAGCAGCGGTTGGCGTGCGACCGGCAGCGCGCTGATCGTCGCCAACAGTTCTTCCAGCAACGTATCGACTAGCAGCACTTGACCGCCGTACGCTTGCGCCAAGCCGAGCAACTCGTCCGGCTCGATCTTTCCGTCCGGGCGAGAGGAGGGAGGCGTCGCATAGGTCGGCGGCTCGGGGTCTTCGTCTTCGGCCAGTGAGCGGCGATATTCGAGCGGTGCGTCCCACGCGCCAGACATCCCCCGGGCATGGGCCCAAATCAATTCGTCTCCCTCGTCCGCATCGAGCCAATCGCAAACAAGTGCGAAGATGCGGGCCAGTTCGGTCTCGTCTTCGTGTTCGGTATTCTGCGGCTCTGCGCACGGGAGAAACTCGGCCGATGCAAGTGCGAACGAACCAGCCGCTTCGCGCAGCAGCGCTTCGTCGGTCAGCAGATGCAGCGGTACGCCGACCTGGGCCAATTGAGCCGCCAAGTCAAACCCATCACTGGGCGCCAACGGATGCGCCGCGCGAAACCAAGACCGATAAAGCGGGTCCAGGTTGAGCGTTTCGACCGTCGCATGCTCGACCAAAATCGACTGAGCCGCCAACTGATTCAGCGCAGGCGTCTCTAACCAGGCAGTCCCATAAGAGGACAAAAACCCGGCGCTCCACCCGTCAATCACCAACACAATCGCTCTTGGCACGCGTTATTCTCGCACGAAACAGAAGGGAAACGTGCAAGTATAACCGGACATGGGTTGCGATGTCTTTGTCGCGGAAAGCGGCGGAAGAAGGTTGTTGCCGTTGCTGGATATCGTTCCATGGGAATGAGTGGGGAAACGACGCGGCTGAAAGATCGGCGACGACGATCGAAGCGCCCCGCTCCCCTCTTGGTCCGCTTTCCGCTTTCCCGTCTCCGCTTTTCTTCTCTACATTCCGTCCAGCACCGGCATTTTGTCAAACTCTGACGGCGTATGCGCTGCGGCCATCAGCTTCGCCAGTTTGGCGACCAGGTTGGGATGGTCGGCCGCCAGGTCGGTGGTCTCACCGGGGTCAGCTTCCAGATCGTACAGTTCGATTTTCAGCGGATCGGGATTGTTACGTTTCAGCATGTTTTGACGAATCCCTTTCCATTTGCCCAGGCGGATCGACTGCTGACCGCCGTAAGCCGGGAATTCCCAATAGAGATAGTCGTGCGTTTTTTGCTCGCCGCTTCCCAGCAGCGTCGGCGCCAGGCTCAGACCGTCAATCTTCTGCGGCGCTTTTGTGTCGGTGATGTCGGCGATTGTCGGCATCATGTCCCACAAAGCGGACGGGACGTGCGAGACTTGTCTCGGCTTGATCTTGCCGGGCCAGCGAGCGACCAGCGGAACGCGAACGCCCCCTTCGTACAAGCTTCCTTTCAGCCCCCGCAGGTTGGCGACCGATTCAAAAAAGTCGGAGTCCGATCCTCCCAGTCGATTGTAAGTCGCCCCATTGTCCGACGTGAAAATCACCAGCGTGTCGTCATCCAGCCCCAGCGTCTCAATCTTGCTCAAAATCTTGCCGATGTCGCGATCCATGTGCGTGATCATCGCGGCGTAGCCAGCGCGAGGAGTTGGGTGCTCGAGATAGCCTTTGTGAACATATTTTTCTTCGGGAATGGTTTGCGTGTATTCGGCGGTCGACTCGTCCGGAACTTGAATTGACAAGTGCGGAATCGCGAACGGCAGGTAGAGAAAGAACGGTTTGTCCTTGTTCTCGTCAACGAACTCCAAGGCGACCTTGGTGAATTGATCTTGCGAAAAGGTCTCGCCGGTCGGGCCGCGGTCGTTGCCTGGTTGAACTTCCTTCTCGCGATTTCGCATCAGGAACTTTGGATAATGGTTGTGAGCATGGGACTGGCAGTTGAATCCGTAAAACAAATCGAATCCCTGATCGTTGGGATCACCGGTCGTCCCAAACTGTCCCAGTCCCCATTTGCCGATCGCCGCAGTCGCGTAGCCGCGCTGCTTTAACATCTCGGCGATGGTGACTTCCTCACTGGCCAGCGGACGTTGTCCTGTCCAGTCATTCAGTCCCAGCGCCAACGACTCGGCCGGCAGCTTCTTCTGGGCGAAGTTATTCCGAACATAGGCGTGCCCCGGGTGCTTGCCGGTCATCAGGCAGCAGCGCGACGGAGCACAGACGGCGTTGCCGCTATAGAAATCGGTAAACCGAATGCCCTCGGCCGCCAGGCGATCGATATTCGGCGTCTTGATCCACTTCTGGCCATAGCAGCCCAACTCGGCGTAACCCAAGTCGTCAGCCATGATCAGAATGATATTGGGAGCACGATCCGCAGCCAGCAGCCCTGCAGAAGAAAACAACAACAGCAAGCAGGCGATCAGTCGAGACATGAATTTCCCTTGGCGATAGGAAATGAGTGAGTAGGCAGTCCATTGATTGGACACAACGTATCCTGAGCTCAAAGTGTGGTGTGTGTCCATTCTACGCATAACCGATTTCGACTGCGCTGTTGTGCTAAGAAATGGCGATTTGGAGGTAAGGAGTGTTTTTCGCGATCGTAAGTTGTTTAGTGTGTTACTCGAAAGATGGATTTTGACCCAGTTTACTTAGAATTGGTCTTGTCCACCAAGCAGGTTCTTTTCCGTCGCCGATTTTCACGAATTGCTACCGATCATTTGTTGTAGAGATCACCTTTTGAGGGCAAATGATTATTTCTTGCTTCTGTGCGATGTCACTGATGGCACGTGAAGTTTAGGTATTCGATCAAGCCGATGCGAAACTTCTCGCCAATGGTAAGCTGCGGCCTATGGGTTTGCTCCTGGGGCAAGAAAGGCTTCGCGCTATTTCGATTGGGCTCCGTTTCCTGGAGATAAAATTTCTGGATGGAATTGGCCAGACCAATTTCGCCAAACTCGTCCGTCGAAGTACGAAAGACAAAATATCGGATCATTAATACGCATTAGCGGATTGTTCGTTCTATATCCAGGAAAGATAAAAGAGGGGTGGGTGAAAGTAGAAATATGCAAAAACCCGTCAGAAAATCGACACGCAATCCGGGGATCTTTCCTGCGTGGATTGATTGCGAGAGTTCCAATTTTGGTATTCAGATCATAGTCAGTCAGTCCTGATGATTAGTTTGAGCAACTAAAATAATGACACAATTATGAATTACATATCGTTTCTCTCACGACGCGGATTCTTGTTCGCCGGTCTCGGGGTAGCTGGTCTTTCAGCGGCCGCCAAAGCTGCTGTCGCAGCTCCCGGCAGCTTTGGCTCAGTCGAGCATCTGCTTGGCGGTAGTAAGGAAGTGAGCGTCGTTTATGCCTGGAAAAATCGAAAGTTAATTTCCGATGCTCCGGCGATTGTGAAATTGTCATCGAAACAATTGCTGTGTTCCGTCCAGCTTTGGTCGCGTGATGAAACGGCGGATCAGATCTACGGCGACAATCCGTGTCTCATATTTTCAAGCTGTGATGATGGTGAGTCATGGACGGAACTGGCGAGATTGCCGTTTGTGACAGGAAAGCTGTTATTGCTTGATGGCGACGTTTACTTGATTGGATCAGGCACTGGACGGGAAGGCTTATGGATAACCAAAAGTTCAGACGCAGGGCGCAGTTGGTCGAAGCCTCGTTGTATCCGTGAAGGACAGGTTTATTCCGCTTCGACCGGTTCGATTGTTCACAATAACCAGTTTTATTGGACGGCGGATTGCCAATCCAAATCGCAGGAGCCGCGTGAAATCTTCGTCATGGCCGTCGATTTGCGAAAGGACTTGCTGGAACCCGCTAACTGGCGATTTTCAAATTTGGTACGGCATCCCGGCGTACCGCAAATGCTCGGAGATGGCGAACATGACGGTGGCGTCTGGTTGGAGCCCAACATGGTTCTGGCGAACGGGCAACTCAAAGTCATCGTACGAATCCGCATTTCGACGAAGAAGCTTGCTCCTTCCTTGCCAAGTATTGCGGCTATTTGTCATCTACAAGACAGCGATGACGCTCTTCATCTTGAGTTTGAATACTACTATCCAGTGCCAGGCGCGC
The nucleotide sequence above comes from Blastopirellula sp. J2-11. Encoded proteins:
- a CDS encoding sulfatase-like hydrolase/transferase: MPRAIVLVIDGWSAGFLSSYGTAWLETPALNQLAAQSILVEHATVETLNLDPLYRSWFRAAHPLAPSDGFDLAAQLAQVGVPLHLLTDEALLREAAGSFALASAEFLPCAEPQNTEHEDETELARIFALVCDWLDADEGDELIWAHARGMSGAWDAPLEYRRSLAEDEDPEPPTYATPPSSRPDGKIEPDELLGLAQAYGGQVLLVDTLLEELLATISALPVARQPLLIITSSGGIPLGLHRQIGRDAAMPLAVFSNLTQVPLMLRLPGAAQGLTRVQSLAASSDLPATLLDWFAAPQPTRTVDTARSLLQLDLPPRDRTLCATGDDLYLRTVAWGARVSGDGKCQLFGKPDDRWDVNDVANRCQQITPLAIELAQQTRDAIQQGAPLPELPKELTQGLA
- a CDS encoding linear amide C-N hydrolase: MCTRAVYLGPEGQTTTGRSMDWKEEMHTNLWIFPQGMNRDGGLGAGSLTWTSKYGSVIASVYEGGTADGMNEVGLVANLLYLVESEYPAANDERPAISIAAWAQYLLDNFATVEEAVAELGQEAFRVVPVKAPNGAEGSVHLSISDPSGDSAIFEYVGGKLVIHHGKQHQVMTNSPTFDQQLSINEYWRQIGGTIMLPGTNRPADRYARASFYINAARQSADPQEAVAATFSVIRNVSVPRGITTPDQPHISSTIWRTVADQKGLTYFFEDTASPSLVWVKLRELDFAATTKVRKLELCDKLAVVGNQTANFREALPFKFLAPA
- a CDS encoding sialidase family protein, with the protein product MNYISFLSRRGFLFAGLGVAGLSAAAKAAVAAPGSFGSVEHLLGGSKEVSVVYAWKNRKLISDAPAIVKLSSKQLLCSVQLWSRDETADQIYGDNPCLIFSSCDDGESWTELARLPFVTGKLLLLDGDVYLIGSGTGREGLWITKSSDAGRSWSKPRCIREGQVYSASTGSIVHNNQFYWTADCQSKSQEPREIFVMAVDLRKDLLEPANWRFSNLVRHPGVPQMLGDGEHDGGVWLEPNMVLANGQLKVIVRIRISTKKLAPSLPSIAAICHLQDSDDALHLEFEYYYPVPGAHNHFHVIYDDVSGLHWMTSNLVTGAAENIYNGWGNERRILMLHYSTDGENWLPASPIAFAANALQAYNYCTPLIEGDDFLFVSRTSLHAKNQHDNDRITFHRLPEFRTLALDISPRAQRQ
- a CDS encoding arylsulfatase — translated: MSRLIACLLLLFSSAGLLAADRAPNIILIMADDLGYAELGCYGQKWIKTPNIDRLAAEGIRFTDFYSGNAVCAPSRCCLMTGKHPGHAYVRNNFAQKKLPAESLALGLNDWTGQRPLASEEVTIAEMLKQRGYATAAIGKWGLGQFGTTGDPNDQGFDLFYGFNCQSHAHNHYPKFLMRNREKEVQPGNDRGPTGETFSQDQFTKVALEFVDENKDKPFFLYLPFAIPHLSIQVPDESTAEYTQTIPEEKYVHKGYLEHPTPRAGYAAMITHMDRDIGKILSKIETLGLDDDTLVIFTSDNGATYNRLGGSDSDFFESVANLRGLKGSLYEGGVRVPLVARWPGKIKPRQVSHVPSALWDMMPTIADITDTKAPQKIDGLSLAPTLLGSGEQKTHDYLYWEFPAYGGQQSIRLGKWKGIRQNMLKRNNPDPLKIELYDLEADPGETTDLAADHPNLVAKLAKLMAAAHTPSEFDKMPVLDGM
- a CDS encoding histidine triad nucleotide-binding protein, which produces MSEKTIFKRIIDGEIPADIVYEDDLCLAFRDIAPKAPTHVLVIPKKEIATLDDLADEDAALMGHLWIVVRDVARKLCLDKGYRVVVNCKEEGGQEVPHVHLHLMGGRKLTWPPG